The following coding sequences lie in one uncultured Mailhella sp. genomic window:
- a CDS encoding HypC/HybG/HupF family hydrogenase formation chaperone: MCLAVPVRVVEVPEEGKARVQVGQGENYMEISTLLLPEAPRPGDYVIVHAGFALRSLDAAEAEESLNIFRQIAALGVNEGRELEQL, translated from the coding sequence ATGTGTCTTGCCGTTCCCGTTCGAGTCGTGGAAGTGCCGGAAGAGGGAAAGGCCCGCGTTCAGGTGGGTCAGGGAGAAAATTATATGGAAATTTCCACCCTTCTTCTGCCGGAGGCTCCCCGGCCCGGCGACTACGTTATTGTGCATGCGGGCTTTGCCCTGCGTTCGCTCGACGCCGCCGAAGCAGAGGAATCGCTCAACATCTTTCGTCAGATTGCGGCGCTCGGTGTGAACGAGGGGCGCGAGCTTGAGCAACTCTGA
- a CDS encoding ABC transporter permease, whose amino-acid sequence MNEIFAPVLNLLNRLGEMALFLFEGFRQAYGSRRLFGKILQQIYVIGAKSMFVILLIGLFTGLVLGLQAFYAMSMFGAQGMLGSLLALTLIREMAPVLTAVMITARAGSAMTAEIGVMRISDQIDALEVMDINPTGYLVTPRLLASLFTFPLLTSIFTVVGIFGGYLSACVLLGLNEGRYFSGIESSVTMDDVQGCFLKAVVFAVIVITVCCFQGYNAHRRSDGKGAEAVGNATTSAVVMSCVLILMADYVLTSFLL is encoded by the coding sequence ATGAATGAAATCTTTGCACCCGTCCTGAATCTTCTGAACCGCCTCGGAGAGATGGCGCTGTTCCTCTTTGAAGGCTTCAGGCAGGCATACGGCTCCCGACGGCTGTTCGGCAAGATTCTCCAGCAGATATACGTCATCGGGGCGAAATCCATGTTCGTCATCCTGCTCATCGGCCTGTTCACCGGTCTGGTGCTCGGCCTGCAGGCCTTCTACGCCATGTCCATGTTCGGCGCTCAGGGCATGCTCGGCTCCCTGCTCGCCCTCACGCTCATCCGCGAAATGGCCCCCGTGCTCACCGCCGTCATGATCACCGCGAGAGCCGGTTCCGCCATGACCGCGGAAATCGGCGTCATGCGCATTTCCGATCAGATCGACGCCCTCGAAGTCATGGACATCAATCCCACGGGCTATCTCGTCACCCCGCGTCTTCTGGCCTCCCTGTTCACGTTTCCGCTGCTCACCTCCATCTTCACGGTGGTGGGCATCTTCGGCGGCTACCTGTCCGCCTGCGTGCTGCTCGGACTCAACGAAGGCCGCTACTTTTCCGGCATCGAATCCAGCGTCACCATGGACGACGTGCAGGGCTGCTTTCTCAAGGCCGTGGTCTTTGCCGTCATCGTCATCACCGTGTGCTGCTTCCAGGGCTACAACGCCCACAGAAGAAGCGACGGCAAGGGCGCGGAAGCCGTGGGCAACGCCACCACGTCCGCCGTGGTCATGAGCTGCGTGCTCATTCTCATGGCCGACTACGTTCTCACCTCCTTCCTTCTCTGA